A region of Gemmatimonadota bacterium DNA encodes the following proteins:
- a CDS encoding transporter, with protein sequence MITLLQASPLLLLFAVAAIGFPLGRLRVGQSRLGIAAVLFVGLAFGAVDPALKLPEIVYQLGLVLFVYTVGLGSGPAFFDALRRRGLRDNVFVVSMLLVGAALAVGLHRLLGLGAAQTAGLFTGALTNTPALAGVLEFLSHLPPVTLDAGVLDDPVVGYSIAYPIGVLGVMTAISVAQRLWNVDYPREAVELRDLGATTVPLINRTIQVVRPDGTRVAIAELTTRRDWHLRFVRVLCAHEVTLVGAATTLGDGDMVSVIGSAEDVDRVTAHLGFAVEAPLEFDRRLLDNRRVFVSNPLVLARRLGDLDLEQRFGAVVTRVRRGDLDFLASDDILLQPGDRVRFVAPRERVADVSAFFGDSYRHLSEIDILTFSLGLVMGLLLGMVPVPIPGGGTFHLGIAGGPLLVALLLSKVDRSGPLLWNLSYSANLTLRQFGLVLFLAGIGTRAGGAFLSTLLSRGGLLLLASGAVITCTTALLTLWVGHRLLKMPMSLLIGTLGGLQTSPAVLSYATEQTGNDIPHIGYATVYPVAMITKIVLAQLLVALLR encoded by the coding sequence GTGATCACGCTGCTGCAGGCGAGTCCGTTGCTCCTCCTATTTGCGGTCGCCGCCATCGGTTTTCCGCTGGGGCGGCTGCGCGTCGGCCAGAGCCGACTGGGGATCGCGGCGGTCCTCTTCGTCGGGCTCGCGTTCGGCGCCGTCGACCCGGCGCTGAAGCTGCCCGAGATCGTCTATCAACTCGGGCTGGTGCTCTTCGTCTACACGGTCGGGCTCGGAAGCGGCCCCGCCTTCTTCGATGCACTGCGTCGCCGCGGGCTCCGCGACAACGTCTTCGTCGTGTCGATGCTCCTCGTCGGGGCCGCCCTCGCCGTCGGCCTCCACCGATTGCTCGGCCTCGGCGCGGCGCAGACCGCCGGCCTCTTCACCGGGGCCCTGACCAATACCCCCGCCTTGGCCGGCGTCCTGGAATTCCTCAGTCACCTGCCTCCCGTCACCCTCGACGCCGGCGTGCTCGACGACCCCGTCGTCGGCTACTCGATCGCCTATCCCATCGGTGTCCTCGGCGTGATGACCGCCATTTCCGTGGCCCAGCGGCTCTGGAACGTCGACTACCCGCGCGAGGCGGTGGAGTTGCGCGACCTGGGTGCCACCACGGTGCCGCTCATCAATCGCACCATCCAAGTCGTCCGGCCGGATGGGACGCGGGTGGCCATCGCCGAGTTGACGACGCGTCGGGACTGGCACCTCCGCTTCGTCCGCGTGTTGTGCGCCCACGAGGTCACCCTGGTGGGTGCGGCCACCACCCTCGGCGACGGCGACATGGTGAGCGTGATCGGCTCGGCGGAGGATGTCGACCGCGTCACGGCACATCTCGGGTTCGCCGTGGAAGCGCCACTCGAGTTCGATCGTCGGCTGCTCGACAACCGCCGCGTCTTTGTCTCCAATCCGCTGGTCCTGGCCCGCCGCCTGGGTGACCTCGATCTGGAGCAGCGCTTCGGCGCCGTGGTCACTCGGGTTCGGCGGGGCGACCTCGACTTTCTCGCCAGCGACGACATCCTGCTCCAGCCAGGCGACCGCGTCCGCTTCGTCGCGCCACGGGAGCGGGTCGCCGACGTGAGCGCCTTCTTCGGCGATTCGTATCGTCACCTGAGCGAGATCGATATCCTCACCTTCTCGCTCGGACTCGTGATGGGGCTCCTCCTCGGCATGGTGCCGGTGCCGATCCCCGGCGGCGGGACTTTTCATCTCGGCATCGCGGGGGGGCCGCTGTTGGTGGCGCTGCTGCTGAGCAAGGTCGACCGCAGCGGTCCCCTGCTCTGGAATCTTTCGTACAGCGCCAACCTCACCCTGCGCCAGTTCGGGCTCGTGCTTTTCCTGGCGGGCATCGGAACTCGGGCCGGTGGTGCGTTCCTCTCCACGTTGCTGAGTCGCGGCGGCCTGCTGCTCCTGGCCTCCGGTGCGGTCATCACGTGCACCACCGCGTTGTTGACGCTGTGGGTGGGGCATCGACTGCTCAAGATGCCGATGTCGCTGCTCATCGGCACACTCGGTGGCCTGCAGACCTCGCCGGCAGTGCTCAGTTATGCGACCGAACAGACCGGAAATGACATTCCGCACATCGGCTACGCCACGGTCTATCCGGTCGCGATGATCACGAAGATTGTCCTGGCCCAGTTGCTGGTCGCGTTGCTCCGCTGA
- a CDS encoding M55 family metallopeptidase yields the protein MSRRLLLAAVLLAPCAAGAQATRPATATPAAAPRDTSPPSAHHGVLEYQEARRKLELDMQRGGFTVYIIGDMEGLAAVVRNATEMRPEYRGGTAQHERFREELTDEINAVIAGARAGGATQFIVNDGHGGTLFRNVLVDKLDPEAILIRGYPKPIVMSTGINPMVDAMMMVGAHANAGSPGVISHSFALDSFMVNGKVLNESGIAAFIGGEMGVPFVLTAGDDVLAAETKEMLGPIETVIVKTALSGSAAINHSPARSHQMLRAAAERAVRRTRAGHLKPLVFEKPYRVHLCLRRQYANDEWIRTTVGKFDGMVADGGPGCFTIVTPSAERIGTLLNEIEWTVLKP from the coding sequence GTGAGCCGCCGACTCCTGCTCGCCGCCGTGCTGCTGGCCCCGTGCGCCGCCGGGGCACAGGCGACGCGCCCCGCCACGGCGACGCCTGCTGCCGCCCCGCGTGACACCTCGCCGCCCTCGGCCCACCACGGCGTCCTCGAGTACCAGGAAGCACGCCGGAAGCTCGAGCTCGACATGCAGCGCGGCGGCTTCACCGTCTACATCATCGGCGACATGGAAGGGCTGGCGGCCGTCGTGCGGAACGCCACCGAGATGCGGCCCGAGTACCGCGGCGGCACCGCGCAGCACGAGCGCTTCCGTGAAGAGCTGACCGACGAGATCAACGCCGTCATCGCCGGGGCGCGCGCCGGCGGTGCCACGCAGTTCATCGTCAACGATGGTCATGGCGGGACGCTCTTCCGCAATGTCCTCGTCGACAAGCTCGACCCCGAGGCGATCCTGATCCGCGGCTATCCCAAGCCGATCGTGATGTCGACCGGGATCAATCCGATGGTGGATGCCATGATGATGGTCGGTGCCCATGCGAACGCCGGGTCGCCGGGGGTCATCTCCCATTCGTTCGCGCTCGACTCCTTCATGGTGAACGGCAAGGTCCTCAACGAATCGGGGATCGCCGCCTTCATCGGCGGGGAGATGGGCGTGCCGTTCGTCCTCACCGCCGGCGATGACGTCCTCGCCGCCGAAACGAAGGAGATGCTCGGGCCGATTGAGACCGTCATCGTCAAGACGGCGCTGTCAGGGTCGGCGGCGATCAACCACTCACCGGCGCGTTCGCATCAGATGCTCCGTGCCGCCGCAGAACGCGCGGTGCGCCGGACCAGGGCGGGGCACCTGAAGCCGCTTGTCTTCGAGAAGCCGTACCGCGTCCACCTCTGCCTTCGCCGGCAGTACGCCAACGATGAGTGGATTCGCACGACGGTGGGCAAGTTCGATGGCATGGTGGCCGATGGTGGCCCCGGTTGCTTCACGATCGTGACGCCCTCGGCGGAGCGGATCGGCACGCTGCTCAACGAGATCGAGTGGACAGTGCTCAAGCCCTGA